The Ranitomeya imitator isolate aRanImi1 chromosome 3, aRanImi1.pri, whole genome shotgun sequence genome has a window encoding:
- the LOC138672657 gene encoding RAC serine/threonine-protein kinase-like gives MFDDAKTSGWVGSLLHMAPEILLEKPYWFSTGVVIYEMATGRYPFYIGELDETTIEALINADPAFPKGLDLQAKSIIEGPPVMTSDIMKDVLSFTEAIKPPMAETDQKLFCGFTFASDGWKVIKKTPKPVISHRGPAIPHHRTFGSIVKATFHKIWRRIKRWK, from the exons ATGTTTGACGACGCAAAGACTTCAGGTTGGGTTGGGAGTCTTTTACACATGGCTCCTGAG ATTCTTCTAGAGAAGCCCTACTGGTTCTCTACTGGTGTGGTAATTTATGAGATGGCAACTGGCAGATATCCATTCTATATAGGTGAATTGGATGAAACCACCATAGAGGCACTGATCAATGCTGATCCCGCCTTCCCAAAAGGACTAGACCTCCAAGCCAAATCCATCATAGAGGGG ccacctgtgatgacatcagatatAATGAAAGATGTGTTATCATTCACTGAAGCCATTAAACCACCAATGGCCGAGACAGATCAAAAACTCTTTTGTGGATTCACATTTGCCAGTGACGGATGGAAGGTCATAAAGAAGACACCAAAACCTGTAATATCTCATCGAGGACCTGCAATACCCCATCACAG AACATTTGGCAGTATTGTGAAGGCCACCTTCCACAAAATCTGGAGGAGAATAAAACGCTGGAAGTGA